A genomic segment from Daphnia pulex isolate KAP4 chromosome 5, ASM2113471v1 encodes:
- the LOC124194244 gene encoding ecotropic viral integration site 5 ortholog-like isoform X5 has protein sequence MSCCQSERGKKRRSLTVPFVFRLPVSPCVKGSLALGSSSSSSTDDFVLGMIELDSKSLNSLAGTGTSIASGHSRKSSDASQISLNSGSSANSQEARSDDNEEDQWSLWGRLVADWANTYKKRNAYVKDLVRKGIPHHFRGVVWPLLCGANDSPAKSQYAEYIKATSACEKVIRRDIARTYPEHDFFKEKDGLGQESLFNVMKAYSLHDREVGYCQGSAFIVGILLMQMPEEEAFAVVVKLMQEYRLREIFKPSMAELGLVLYQLKNLVEELLPDLHAHFLSQSFDTSMYASSWFLTLFSTTLTLSVACRVMDAFLIDGMEIIFRLAVAILNFGKEDLLSQDMEGMLKYFQKEVPARFDPCPDPLFVAAYNVKYSAKRMKKWEKEYTALKTKEQEDQEEVRRLRAENRMLRQKVSMLETESSELAERLVRGQVSRADQEETTFHLKRELEASRQRDAENTAHLRELQQRLKHMEQENYSRQSSLEMEPTTSPSLQAELLKQKEELIQCLQEQLIGGRLRQAEMDSMIRDMKNQLHEHEEDKKRLREATPDNVVLALQEELIAVKLREAEATLALKELRPKISELSSQWLRHLQEEHTTENQPTSLESTPKKLLFWENNRSSSSAGNKSDELMTIRLREMEAVTELRELRLRLMELETQNQVLSNQLKRQDDEIKALVSKTEASERLDKEHQSKIKEHERKYADLEAKMREDSMLARIHDAEHSQHVAELSQKISQLEMKNEQMLTEGELSMVEDSDRVRELQDRIGDLKAEIQRLEHVNRKLGGTNGFSKLAHQQEVSDPSDDDEDMSKLELRFSPRTSVENLTS, from the exons ATGTCTTGTTGCCAGTCTGAGAGAGGCAAAAAACGGCGCTCGTTGACAGTTCCATTTGTTTTCCGACTGCCCGTGTCACCTTGTGTGAAAGGTTCGCTGGcactgggcagcagcagcagcagcagcacggacGACTTTGTTTTGGG GATGATCGAGCTGGACAGCAAGTCGCTGAACTCGTTGGCCGGAACTGGTACCAGTATCGCGTCTGGACATTCACGCAAGAGCTCGGATGCGTCGCAAATCTCTTTGAACTCTG GTTCTAGTGCCAACAGTCAAGAGGCGCGTTCGGACGACAACGAAGAGGATCAGTGGAGCCTTTGGGGCCGTCTGGTGGCCGACTGGGCCAATACGTACAAGAAGCGAAATGCCTACGTCAAGGACCTCGTCCGCAAAGGGATCCCGCATCATTTCAGAGGCGTCGTCTGGCCACTGCTGTGCGGCGCCAATGACTCGCCGGCCAAGTCGCAATACGCCGAGTATATCAAAGCCACATCCGCCTGTGAAAAG GTCATCCGTCGCGACATAGCGCGCACGTACCCCGAACACGACTTCTTCAAAGAGAAAGATGGCCTGGGCCAGGAAAGTCTCTTCAACGTCATGAAAGCCTACTCGTTGCATGACCGTGAGGTGGGCTACTGCCAGGGATCTGCTTTCATCGTTGGCATCCTCCTCATGCAG ATgcccgaagaagaagcttttgCGGTCGTGGTCAAATTGATGCAGGAATATCGATTGCGGGAGATTTTCAAACCTTCCATGGCCGAGTTGGGTTTGGTTTTGTATCAACTCAAGAATCTCGTCGAG GAATTGTTGCCCGATCTCCACGCCCACTTCCTGTCACAGAGTTTCGACACGAGCATGTACGCCAGCAGCTGGTTCCTCACCCTATTCAGCACCACGTTGACCCTTTCGGTGGCTTGCAG GGTGATGGACGCCTTTTTGATTGATGGCATGGAAATTATTTTCCGGTTGGCCGTGGCCATTCTCAACTTCGGCAAAGAAGACCTTCTCTCTCAGGATATGGAGGGGATGCTcaag TATTTTCAAAAGGAAGTGCCGGCCCGTTTTGATCCGTGCCCAGATCCTCTTTTTGTCGCCGCCTACAACGTCAAATATAGCGCCAAGCGCATGAAAAAGTGGGAAAAGGAATACACAGCTCTCAAGACGAAGGAGCAAGAGGATCAGGAAGAAGTCCgg AGGCTGAGAGCCGAGAACCGTATGCTTCGCCAGAAAGTCTCCATGCTGGAAACGGAGTCAAGTGAGCTGGCCGAACGGCTGGTACGCGGCCAAGTCAGTCGAGCTGACCAGGAAGAAACAACTTTCCACTTGAAACGTGAACTGGAAGCGTCCAGGCAACGTGACGCTGAGAACACTGCTCACCTGCGTGAGCTCCAGCAGCGTCTCAAACACATGGAACAAGAG AACTATTCTAGGCAGTCGTCCCTAGAGATGGAACCTACCACATCACCATCCCTGCAAGCCGAACTGCTCAAGCAGAAGGAAGAACTCATCCAGTGCCTTCAAGAGCAGTTAATTGGCGGCCGCCTCCGCCAAGCTGAAATGGATTCCATGATCCGTGACATGAAGAATCAGCTTCATGAACACGAAGAG GACAAGAAGCGACTACGAGAAGCCACCCCAGACAATGTAGTTTTAGCTCTACAGGAAGAGCTCATTGCTGTCAAACTACGCGAAGCTGAAGCCACTTTAGCCCTGAAAGAGCTGCGTCCCAAAATCTCTGAATTGAGTTCTCAATGGCTCCGCCATCTGCAG GAGGAGCACACGACTGAAAACCAACCGACTTCGCTCGAGTCCACTCCAAAGAAATTACTCTTCTGGGAGAATAATCGATCGTCGTCATCGGCTGGCAACAAGTCGGACGAATTGATGACTATTAGACTACGGGAAATGGAAGCCGTGACTGAATTACGAGAGCTCCGATTGCGTCTCATGGAACTGGAAACTCAA AACCAAGTGCTGAGCAATCAACTCAAGCGACAGGACGACGAAATCAAGGCCTTGGTCTCCAAGACGGAGGCGTCTGAAAGGCTCGACAAGGAGCACCAGAGTAAGATTAAGGAGCACGAACGGAAATATGCCGACCTAGAGGCCAAG ATGAGAGAAGATTCCATGCTGGCTCGCATTCATGACGCCGAACACTCGCAACACGTCGCCGAATTGAGCCAGAAAATATCCCAACTCGAAATGAAG AATGAACAAATGTTAACTGAAGGCGAATTAAGTATGGTTGAGGACAGCGATCGAGTTCGGGAACTACAAGATCGCATTGGTGATTTAAAAGCTGAG aTTCAAAGATTAGAACACGTCAATCGGAAACTGGGCGGTACCAACGGCTTCTCCAAGTTAGCACATCAGCAAGAAGTTTCCGATCCGTCCGATGACGACGAAGATATGAGCAAGTTGGAATTGCGATTCTCTCCAAGAACCTCGGTTGAAAATCTTACGTCATAA